Proteins from one Fragaria vesca subsp. vesca linkage group LG6, FraVesHawaii_1.0, whole genome shotgun sequence genomic window:
- the LOC101310057 gene encoding chaperone protein DnaJ-like, which yields MTKKGPPGDLYVYLDVEEIEGIRRDGINLSSTVSISYLDAILGTVVQFKIICNNVLVILFMMLLAHTVIAPFTMSHAYCASALSGPNSLLYLSELSESKFFYWTNLIVKTVEGLTTLQIPPGTQPGDILVLAKKGVPKINKPSIRGDHVFTIKVAIPNRISVKERELLEELALLSNTTASRSRTRPKTQPVAKTQTEVGTVADETVEEEDSSDPWKKLKDFAGSVANGALKWLRDNL from the exons ATGACGAAAAA GGGCCCTCCCGGGGATCTTTATGTATATCTTGATGTTGAAGAAATAGAAGGAATTCGAAGAGATGGGATTAATCTCTCTTCAACAGTATCCATAAGCTATCTGGACGCCATATTGGGAACTGTTGTTCAG TTTAAAATTATCTGCAACAACGTTCTGGTAATCTTGTTCATGATGCTTCTTGCTCACACAGTGATTGCTCCTTTCACTATGTCACATGCTTATTGTGCTTCTGCACTTTCCGGACCAAATAGTTTATTGTATCTGTCTGAGCTTTCAGAATCGAAATTCTTTTACTGGACTAACTTGATT GTTAAAACAGTTGAAGGATTAACAACACTACAAATTCCACCGGGTACCCAACCAGGTGATATTCTAGTCCTGGCCAAAAAAGGAGTACCAAAGATAAACAAGCCATCTATTCGTGGTGACCATGTGTTTACAATAAAAGTAGCCATACCGAATCGTATCAG TGTCAAGGAACGTGAATTGCTTGAAGAACTTGCTTTACTCAGTAATACTACCGCCAGCCGTTCACGTACTCGACCCAAGACTCAGCCAGTTG CAAAGACTCAAACTGAGGTGGGAACTGTTGCAGATGAAACAGTGGAAGAAGAAGATTCGAGTGACCCATGGAAGAAGTTAAAAGACTTTGCGGG GTCTGTTGCAAATGGTGCTTTAAAATGGCTGAGAGATAACCTCTAG
- the LOC101309765 gene encoding putative disease resistance protein RGA3-like has protein sequence MAEALVSVLLEQLASIIHQQVEKHVTLVVNVEKDVENLTHNFRAIGAVLKDAEERQVKEASVKLWLDDLKDVSNEMEDVLDDWNTGILRLHIEKQEKEESGNAVDTTKKKVRLCIHTAFFCSGKVSRVIYRHDIAQKIKDLNERLATIANWSQNLNFQYTKSGTKHVERQKTTSFVDQTFGRVDEKELLVAKLLSKSNPEGQSSLVIPIVGMGGIGKTTLSQLAYNDDRVKANFTKQIWVCVSEPFDELNIAKDIIGQLDGNVNSISSNLEAYFQCVRKSIEGEKFLLVLDDVWNEDYGKWEKLKIVLQKGDVGSKIVVTTRKEEVAGMMGAADNTINLKVLSDENCWLLFNRIAFTDRNQDECKILDPIGREIVKKCKGLPLVAKTLGGLMRVKKTKKEWQDVLSNEIWELDTLFGQPVSQQVFQPLLLSYYDLDPIIKRCLLYCGTFPKNHIIDKNDLIELWMSQSYFGSIRNTEKTTVDIGESYFSNLVTRYFFQDFVKDKFGKIKRCKMHDIVHDFLQFLTKNECSVLDVQGKTNVEVPVRNKIRHLTITSARDGPFSVSFDSRGSLRTLATFSCQITSLNQEFVSQLKCVRTLNLSNNRVEELPEKVGGLVHLRYLDLSCNNWKRLPDTLCNLINLETLRLEKCRGLEELPEGMGKLTNLRHLRVKNSNALKLPKSIAKLTSLQTLDQVNIFHDGSKASDLRNMDQLQGKLEVCWWKPVNDAAKKYAEQVNLVNKKHLVSLTLSLWDAERDSIIQEEILNALQPNPNLEALKIAWYSGTTLCPRWLNVSLHNLKHLAFHACYGCEFLPLLVLGKLVSLEILRFRKMRKLKKVGHALESSSSSSSSLEVTLFPKLKKLVFVGLEEWEEWEGMPAGLSEDSLASIKVMPDLSTLEIENCYKLKTLPDFLWKTPLQNLSINRSRILREGMEWHKISHIPNIKIDHVIPSRLIVD, from the coding sequence ATGGCTGAAGCACTCGTTTCTGTTCTCCTAGAACAACTGGCTTCAATCATCCATCAACAGGTAGAAAAACATGTGACATTGGTTGTGAATGTTGAGAAAGATGTTGAAAATCTCACCCACAATTTTCGAGCAATAGGGGCTGTGCTCAAAGATGCAGAGGAGAGGCAAGTGAAAGAGGCTTCTGTAAAGTTGTGGCTGGATGATTTAAAGGACGTGTCCAACGAGATGGAGGATGTGTTGGATGATTGGAACACTGGAATTCTGAGGCTACATATTGAGAAACAAGAGAAAGAAGAAAGTGGAAATGCTGTTGATACGACTAAGAAGAAGGTACGTCTATGCATTCATACTGCTTTCTTTTGTTCTGGCAAAGTTAGTCGAGTTATTTATCGTCACGACATTGCTCAAAAGATTAAAGATCTTAATGAAAGGTTAGCAACAATTGCTAATTGGAGCCAGAATCTTAACTTTCAGTACACAAAAAGTGGTACTAAGCATGTCGAGCGACAAAAGACTACTTCTTTTGTTGATCAAACATTTGGTCGGGTAGATGAAAAGGAATTGTTGGTGGCTAAGTTGTTGAGTAAGAGCAATCCTGAAGGGCAGAGCTCTCTTGTCATCCCTATTGTAGGGATGGGTGGAATTGGGAAAACAACACTTTCCCAACTAGCCTATAATGATGATAGGGTTAAGGCCAATTTCACAAAACAAATTTGGGTTTGTGTCTCGGAGCCATTTGATGAGCTCAACATAGCCAAAGACATCATTGGACAGCTTGATGGAAATGTCAATTCCATTTCGAGTAACCTAGAAGCTTACTTCCAGTGTGTGCGCAAGTCTATTGAGGGGGAAAAGTTTCTCCTCGTCTTAGACGATGTGTGGAACGAGGATTATGGGAAGTGGGAAAAGTTGAAGATAGTTTTACAGAAGGGTGATGTAGGTAGTAAAATAGTAGTCACTACACGAAAAGAAGAAGTGGCTGGGATGATGGGAGCAGCTGATAACACAATCAATTTGAAGGTGTTGAGTGACGAAAATTGTTGGTTATTGTTCAATAGAATTGCCTTTACCGATAGAAATCAAGATGAATGTAAAATTTTAGACCCTATTGGTAGAGAAATTGTAAAGAAGTGCAAAGGGTTGCCTCTTGTTGCCAAGACCTTAGGTGGTCTCATGAGGGTTAAGAAAACAAAGAAAGAATGGCAAGATGTTTTGAGTAATGAAATCTGGGAGTTGGATACACTGTTTGGGCAACCAGTTTCTCAACAAGTTTTTCAACCGCTGTTACTAAGTTATTATGATTTAGATCCAATAATCAAACGTTGTCTCTTATATTGTGGTACTTTCCCAAAAAACCATATAATTGACAAAAATGATTTGATTGAGTTGTGGATGTCACAAAGTTATTTTGGTTCAATTAGGAATACCGAAAAGACAACAGTAGACATTGGAGAATCATATTTCAGTAACTTAGTAACGCGGTATTTCTTTCAAGATTTTGTGAAAGATAAATTTGGAAAAATTAAAAGGTGCAAAATGCATGACATTGTGCACGACTTCCTTCAGTTTTTGACCAAGAATGAATGTTCAGTCTTGGATGTCCAAGGTAAAACCAATGTAGAGGTACCAGTGAGGAATAAGATTCGCCATTTAACCATAACGTCTGCACGCGATGGTCCATTTTCTGTTTCTTTTGATAGTCGCGGAAGTTTAAGGACACTTGCAACTTTTAGTTGTCAAATTACTAGTCTCAACCAAGAGTTTGTTTCGCAACTAAAATGCGTGAGGACCTTGAATTTGAGTAATAATCGTGTCGAAGAGCTTCCCGAGAAGGTTGGCGGGTTGGTGCACTTGAGGTATTTGGATTTGTCTTGCAACAATTGGAAGAGATTACCCGACACTTTGTGTAACTTGATCAATTTGGAAACCTTGAGACTTGAAAAGTGCCGAGGTCTCGAAGAGTTACCCGAGGGCATGGGAAAGCTGACCAACTTGCGGCATCTCCGTGTTAAGAATAGTAATGCTCTGAAGTTGCCGAAATCAATTGCCAAGCTGACGAGTCTACAGACTCTGGATCAAGTTAATATATTTCACGATGGCTCCAAGGCAAGTGACCTGAGAAACATGGATCAGCTTCAGGGGAAGCTTGAAGTATGCTGGTGGAAGCCAGTGAATGATGCCGCCAAGAAATATGCGGAGCAAGTAAACTTGGTGAACAAGAAACACCTTGTTTCTTTGACACTAAGCTTATGGGATGCGGAAAGAGACAGTATCATCCAGGAAGAAATACTGAACGCGTTGCAGCCAAATCCAAATCTGGAAGCTTTAAAGATCGCATGGTACAGTGGCACCACATTGTGCCCCAGATGGTTGAACGTGTCATTACATAATTTGAAACACCTTGCTTTCCATGCATGCTATGGGTGTGAATTTCTTCCTCTTCTAGTTTTGGGGAAATTGGTGTCCCTTGAAATACTGCGATTTCGCAAGATGCGGAAATTGAAAAAGGTAGGACATGCCCTCGAATCATCCTCATCTTCATCATCATCACTTGAAGTCACTTTGTTCCCAAAGCTGAAGAAATTGGTGTTCGTCGGCCTGGAAGAGTGGGAGGAGTGGGAAGGAATGCCAGCTGGGTTGAGTGAAGATTCTCTTGCAAGTATTAAGGTAATGCCAGACCTTTCTACATTAGAGATTGAAAACTGTTACAAGCTGAAGACACTGCCAGACTTCCTTTGGAAGACCCCGCTCCAGAATTTGAGCATCAATAGAAGCAGGATTCTCAGAGAAGGCATGGAGTGGCACAAGATCTCTCACATCCCAAACATCAAAATTGATCATGTCATCCCATCTCGTCTTATTGTTGATTAG